In Ctenopharyngodon idella isolate HZGC_01 chromosome 1, HZGC01, whole genome shotgun sequence, a single genomic region encodes these proteins:
- the LOC127513768 gene encoding OX-2 membrane glycoprotein-like isoform X1: MCGSSAFYKPEAVKMCGSMSAISLQVLVTLMLLSRLQGKVLAPSHLQAMAGLPFMLACNITMETGEALKQVHWLDMTNKTILHYQPDKYEHVTKVDGIELSQQIEGQQAHTSVITIKRAGPANEGCYQCLFDVYPSGQQRGRTCLSLTAKVELMDNKTVVSGKPVTFLCKYILSKRVRQVLWKKTAEQGDTATVASYVNNDSPSVDTAFKGRVTLNPSLGQSKLSIHQAQTEDEGCYTCEFHTYPDGIKSATACLSVYVLPKPEASYVTVSQGIVEANCSALSRPAAEISWNVEGHNQTLGPAVTSFYQLGDGTTMVVSTIQLQTELLDDELVKCEVRHQGLVSAIYVTLNKPRNAHVILISASCVALVLLICLCICLKRC, translated from the exons ATGTGTGGATCGTCTGCTTTTTACAAACCTGAGGCT GTCAAGATGTGTGGATCTATGTCTGCAATATCCCTGCAAGTCTTGGTGACTCTGATGTTGCTCTCTCGACTACAAG GTAAGGTACTTGCACCATCTCATCTGCAGGCGATGGCTGGGCTTCCCTTCATGCTGGCCTGCAATATTACCATGGAGACAGGGGAGGCTTTAAAACAAGTACATTGGTTGGACATGACAAATAAAACTATACTTCATTATCAGCCTGATAAGTATGAGCACGTCACCAAAGTGGATGGAATAGAGCTTTCACAGCAAATAGAAGGTCAGCAAGCTCACACCAGTGTCATCACCATCAAAAGAGCCGGGCCAGCCAACGAAGGCTGCTACCAGTGTCTTTTTGATGTGTACCCAAGCGGCCAGCAGAGAGGAAGGACATGTCTTTCACTTACGG CAAAGGTGGAACTGATGGACAATAAAACAGTTGTGAGTGGAAAGCCTGTTACATTTTTgtgcaagtacattctcagTAAGCGAGTCCGGCAGGTTTTATGGAAAAAAACAGCTGAGCAAGGGGACACTGCCACTGTTGCTTCTTATGTCAACAATGACAGTCCCAGCGTTGACACCGCTTTCAAAGGTCGGGTAACTCTAAATCCATCACTTGGGCAATCTAAGCTCTCCATACACCAGGCTCAGACAGAGGATGAGGGCTGCTACACCTGCGAGTTCCACACGTATCCAGATGGCATTAAGAGTGCAACAGCTTGCTTGTCTGTTTATG TCCTACCCAAACCTGAGGCCAGTTACGTCACCGTATCGCAGGGCATTGTTGAGGCGAACTGCTCAGCCTTGTCACGTCCTGCAGCAGAGATCTCTTGGAACGTGGAGGGGCATAATCAAACGCTGGGCCCTGCCGTGACATCATTTTACCAGCTAGGGGACGGCACCACAATGGTGGTCAGTACCATTCAACTGCAGACTGAACTACTGGATGATGAACTTGTGAAGTGTGAAGTTCGTCATCAAGGCCTTGTATCTGCCATCTATGTGACTCTGAATAAAC CTAGGAACGCCCATGTCATTCTCATTTCAGCCAGCTGTGTGGCCCTTGTGCTGCTCATATGTCTGTGCATCTGCCTGAAGAGGTGCTAA
- the LOC127513768 gene encoding OX-2 membrane glycoprotein-like isoform X3: protein MCGSSAFYKPEAVKMCGSMSAISLQVLVTLMLLSRLQGKVLAPSHLQAMAGLPFMLACNITMETGEALKQVHWLDMTNKTILHYQPDKYEHVTKVDGIELSQQIEGQQAHTSVITIKRAGPANEGCYQCLFDVYPSGQQRGRTCLSLTAKVELMDNKTVVSGKPVTFLCKYILSKRVRQVLWKKTAEQGDTATVASYVNNDSPSVDTAFKGRVTLNPSLGQSKLSIHQAQTEDEGCYTCEFHTYPDGIKSATACLSVYVLPKPEASYVTVSQGIVEANCSALSRPAAEISWNVEGHNQTLGPAVTSFYQLGDGTTMVVSTIQLQTELLDDELVKCEVRHQGLVSAIYVTLNKPSCVALVLLICLCICLKRC from the exons ATGTGTGGATCGTCTGCTTTTTACAAACCTGAGGCT GTCAAGATGTGTGGATCTATGTCTGCAATATCCCTGCAAGTCTTGGTGACTCTGATGTTGCTCTCTCGACTACAAG GTAAGGTACTTGCACCATCTCATCTGCAGGCGATGGCTGGGCTTCCCTTCATGCTGGCCTGCAATATTACCATGGAGACAGGGGAGGCTTTAAAACAAGTACATTGGTTGGACATGACAAATAAAACTATACTTCATTATCAGCCTGATAAGTATGAGCACGTCACCAAAGTGGATGGAATAGAGCTTTCACAGCAAATAGAAGGTCAGCAAGCTCACACCAGTGTCATCACCATCAAAAGAGCCGGGCCAGCCAACGAAGGCTGCTACCAGTGTCTTTTTGATGTGTACCCAAGCGGCCAGCAGAGAGGAAGGACATGTCTTTCACTTACGG CAAAGGTGGAACTGATGGACAATAAAACAGTTGTGAGTGGAAAGCCTGTTACATTTTTgtgcaagtacattctcagTAAGCGAGTCCGGCAGGTTTTATGGAAAAAAACAGCTGAGCAAGGGGACACTGCCACTGTTGCTTCTTATGTCAACAATGACAGTCCCAGCGTTGACACCGCTTTCAAAGGTCGGGTAACTCTAAATCCATCACTTGGGCAATCTAAGCTCTCCATACACCAGGCTCAGACAGAGGATGAGGGCTGCTACACCTGCGAGTTCCACACGTATCCAGATGGCATTAAGAGTGCAACAGCTTGCTTGTCTGTTTATG TCCTACCCAAACCTGAGGCCAGTTACGTCACCGTATCGCAGGGCATTGTTGAGGCGAACTGCTCAGCCTTGTCACGTCCTGCAGCAGAGATCTCTTGGAACGTGGAGGGGCATAATCAAACGCTGGGCCCTGCCGTGACATCATTTTACCAGCTAGGGGACGGCACCACAATGGTGGTCAGTACCATTCAACTGCAGACTGAACTACTGGATGATGAACTTGTGAAGTGTGAAGTTCGTCATCAAGGCCTTGTATCTGCCATCTATGTGACTCTGAATAAAC CCAGCTGTGTGGCCCTTGTGCTGCTCATATGTCTGTGCATCTGCCTGAAGAGGTGCTAA
- the LOC127513768 gene encoding OX-2 membrane glycoprotein-like isoform X2: protein MIFLQVKMCGSMSAISLQVLVTLMLLSRLQGKVLAPSHLQAMAGLPFMLACNITMETGEALKQVHWLDMTNKTILHYQPDKYEHVTKVDGIELSQQIEGQQAHTSVITIKRAGPANEGCYQCLFDVYPSGQQRGRTCLSLTAKVELMDNKTVVSGKPVTFLCKYILSKRVRQVLWKKTAEQGDTATVASYVNNDSPSVDTAFKGRVTLNPSLGQSKLSIHQAQTEDEGCYTCEFHTYPDGIKSATACLSVYVLPKPEASYVTVSQGIVEANCSALSRPAAEISWNVEGHNQTLGPAVTSFYQLGDGTTMVVSTIQLQTELLDDELVKCEVRHQGLVSAIYVTLNKPRNAHVILISASCVALVLLICLCICLKRC from the exons ATGATCTTCCTGCAGGTCAAGATGTGTGGATCTATGTCTGCAATATCCCTGCAAGTCTTGGTGACTCTGATGTTGCTCTCTCGACTACAAG GTAAGGTACTTGCACCATCTCATCTGCAGGCGATGGCTGGGCTTCCCTTCATGCTGGCCTGCAATATTACCATGGAGACAGGGGAGGCTTTAAAACAAGTACATTGGTTGGACATGACAAATAAAACTATACTTCATTATCAGCCTGATAAGTATGAGCACGTCACCAAAGTGGATGGAATAGAGCTTTCACAGCAAATAGAAGGTCAGCAAGCTCACACCAGTGTCATCACCATCAAAAGAGCCGGGCCAGCCAACGAAGGCTGCTACCAGTGTCTTTTTGATGTGTACCCAAGCGGCCAGCAGAGAGGAAGGACATGTCTTTCACTTACGG CAAAGGTGGAACTGATGGACAATAAAACAGTTGTGAGTGGAAAGCCTGTTACATTTTTgtgcaagtacattctcagTAAGCGAGTCCGGCAGGTTTTATGGAAAAAAACAGCTGAGCAAGGGGACACTGCCACTGTTGCTTCTTATGTCAACAATGACAGTCCCAGCGTTGACACCGCTTTCAAAGGTCGGGTAACTCTAAATCCATCACTTGGGCAATCTAAGCTCTCCATACACCAGGCTCAGACAGAGGATGAGGGCTGCTACACCTGCGAGTTCCACACGTATCCAGATGGCATTAAGAGTGCAACAGCTTGCTTGTCTGTTTATG TCCTACCCAAACCTGAGGCCAGTTACGTCACCGTATCGCAGGGCATTGTTGAGGCGAACTGCTCAGCCTTGTCACGTCCTGCAGCAGAGATCTCTTGGAACGTGGAGGGGCATAATCAAACGCTGGGCCCTGCCGTGACATCATTTTACCAGCTAGGGGACGGCACCACAATGGTGGTCAGTACCATTCAACTGCAGACTGAACTACTGGATGATGAACTTGTGAAGTGTGAAGTTCGTCATCAAGGCCTTGTATCTGCCATCTATGTGACTCTGAATAAAC CTAGGAACGCCCATGTCATTCTCATTTCAGCCAGCTGTGTGGCCCTTGTGCTGCTCATATGTCTGTGCATCTGCCTGAAGAGGTGCTAA